A single region of the Vibrio chagasii genome encodes:
- a CDS encoding DNA phosphorothioation-associated putative methyltransferase yields MNEELFAELTSQIKVGKQLPDAIYLHKDTFSALPKVLTQFIPAVAKAVNLNEEDWNLVKLFKKEFRLSLLHYPDFYTDSYPALEQSLNVDLSKLSHKITGYRESENPPILHRKETMVLPTSEYYEHFVSLTQEGENAGLYENSRLIGFKRSWENLIARHGYELVDGRLFRCSSVTTQEEAGIDRHRTAIVRHELSAPMKTLVKHGYLKGEHSIFDYGCGRGDDLRELEAHGLDALGWDPNFQPDNDKSNSDIVNIGFVLNVIEDQDERLDALLGAWELADKLLVVSVMLANENYIAQFKPYKDGVITSRNTFQKYYAQSEIKAYIERSLQEDAITVAPGIFYIFKDKLEEQQYLQTKYKRHHKWQQLTSPEPIEAKDKAKLLITQHQDLFNDFWNNCLELGRIPANDEFEQSDKVRELVGSHRKTFNLLQEMFDTKEFEQAEKSRKEDLLLYFTMGLFEKRKPYTQQPEPLKRDIKALFDDYKTAINLAAELLFAIADTDLIQQQCQEAHNQLPASLLNEGHSLILHRDFIDNLPLLLRVYVGAGLQMYGELDEEIDLIKIHITSGKLTLTAYDDFEKSVPFLVERIKIKMAEQDIDFFDYVNEDRRPPLLNKHLYMQTEHENYKKQQSFDKRLAKLMEFEPTEETQMIRAEFEVLLGKEHKEIKGFTLSSK; encoded by the coding sequence ATGAACGAAGAGCTATTTGCTGAACTTACCTCTCAAATAAAAGTTGGAAAGCAACTTCCCGATGCCATTTATCTTCATAAAGACACATTCAGCGCATTGCCTAAAGTATTAACACAGTTCATTCCTGCCGTAGCAAAAGCCGTTAACTTAAATGAAGAAGACTGGAACCTTGTTAAGCTGTTTAAAAAAGAGTTCCGTTTATCTCTTCTTCATTACCCTGATTTTTATACTGATTCCTATCCCGCATTAGAACAAAGCCTCAATGTCGACCTCTCTAAGCTAAGCCACAAAATTACAGGCTACCGCGAATCTGAAAACCCGCCGATCTTACATAGAAAAGAAACCATGGTTTTGCCAACAAGTGAATATTACGAACACTTCGTTTCACTCACACAAGAAGGCGAGAATGCAGGCCTGTACGAAAACAGCCGTTTGATTGGTTTTAAGCGTTCTTGGGAAAACCTAATAGCACGCCATGGCTACGAGCTTGTCGATGGTCGACTATTCCGATGCTCCTCTGTGACAACGCAAGAAGAGGCTGGGATTGATAGGCACAGAACCGCCATCGTGCGTCATGAACTCTCCGCACCAATGAAGACTCTCGTTAAACATGGTTACTTAAAAGGCGAACACTCAATTTTCGATTATGGCTGCGGCCGCGGAGACGATTTAAGAGAGCTCGAAGCACATGGCCTTGACGCTCTGGGTTGGGATCCGAACTTTCAACCCGACAACGACAAATCCAATTCTGATATCGTAAACATAGGGTTTGTTCTTAACGTAATAGAAGATCAAGATGAAAGACTCGATGCCCTACTAGGCGCATGGGAGCTGGCAGACAAGCTTCTGGTGGTTTCTGTCATGCTGGCCAACGAAAACTACATTGCTCAGTTCAAACCTTATAAGGATGGGGTCATCACCTCTCGTAACACCTTCCAAAAATACTATGCGCAATCAGAGATCAAAGCGTACATAGAGAGAAGCCTACAAGAAGACGCCATTACCGTCGCGCCTGGTATTTTCTATATCTTCAAAGACAAATTGGAAGAGCAACAGTACCTGCAGACTAAATACAAACGTCACCATAAATGGCAGCAACTGACTTCGCCAGAGCCAATTGAAGCCAAAGACAAAGCCAAACTGCTTATTACCCAGCATCAAGACTTGTTTAATGACTTTTGGAACAACTGCTTAGAGCTAGGGCGTATTCCTGCCAATGATGAATTTGAACAATCAGACAAAGTAAGAGAGCTGGTTGGCTCACACAGAAAAACCTTTAACTTACTGCAAGAGATGTTTGATACCAAAGAGTTTGAACAAGCAGAAAAGAGCCGAAAAGAAGATCTTCTCCTCTATTTTACTATGGGACTGTTTGAGAAAAGAAAACCCTATACGCAGCAACCAGAACCCCTTAAGCGTGACATCAAAGCCTTGTTTGATGATTACAAAACCGCGATCAACCTGGCTGCAGAATTACTGTTCGCGATTGCAGACACCGACTTAATCCAGCAGCAGTGCCAGGAAGCACATAACCAGTTACCAGCAAGCCTACTCAACGAAGGACATTCACTGATCCTACATCGAGACTTTATCGACAACTTACCACTACTGCTGCGAGTATACGTTGGTGCAGGGTTGCAAATGTATGGCGAACTGGATGAAGAAATAGACCTAATTAAAATTCATATCACATCCGGGAAACTCACCCTCACCGCCTATGACGATTTTGAAAAATCCGTGCCTTTCTTAGTAGAACGCATAAAAATCAAGATGGCTGAGCAAGATATCGACTTCTTCGATTACGTCAATGAAGATCGCAGGCCACCACTGCTGAATAAACACCTCTACATGCAAACCGAACACGAGAACTACAAGAAACAACAGAGCTTTGATAAGCGGTTAGCAAAGCTCATGGAGTTTGAACCAACCGAAGAAACACAGATGATAAGAGCAGAATTTGAGGTGCTTTTAGGGAAGGAACATAAAGAAATCAAAGGGTTTACGCTAAGTTCAAAATAA
- a CDS encoding YeeE/YedE thiosulfate transporter family protein — translation MFIVAIAFSGSLAWVSMALGSVVEGRLLSTAFWPSLFSLFGGFLFGIGAAINSGCGVSTVSRLARGEVVMLATILGWFVAWLLFAPVLPTELKGSRLILSDFSRYAFLGIISFIIVVSCYFMNAVNRKLWFSMLGIGLMAGFVFLYEPHWTPSGLLKSMGTSLWHGRAEDWPRSERFILMAMLLVGMVSAALFTGSFSLRLSSIRRLGKHLVAGVLMGFGAVMAGGGNDTQLLVAMPVLSLAGVFSVLSIIVGIYLGTLVLQSRDTK, via the coding sequence ATGTTCATCGTCGCGATTGCGTTTAGTGGTTCACTGGCTTGGGTCTCTATGGCTCTTGGCTCTGTCGTAGAAGGGCGGCTTTTATCTACCGCTTTTTGGCCGAGCCTGTTTTCCCTGTTTGGTGGTTTTCTGTTTGGTATTGGAGCGGCAATTAATAGTGGTTGCGGGGTATCGACGGTGAGTCGTTTAGCTCGTGGCGAAGTGGTTATGTTGGCGACCATATTAGGGTGGTTCGTTGCTTGGTTGTTGTTTGCCCCAGTGTTGCCTACGGAGTTAAAAGGATCTCGATTGATTTTATCTGATTTTTCCCGATATGCATTCCTTGGGATCATTTCGTTCATTATTGTGGTGAGTTGCTACTTCATGAATGCGGTAAATCGCAAGTTATGGTTCTCAATGTTGGGGATTGGGTTGATGGCAGGCTTTGTATTCTTGTATGAACCGCACTGGACGCCAAGTGGTTTATTGAAATCTATGGGTACTTCACTCTGGCATGGAAGAGCTGAAGATTGGCCGCGCAGCGAGCGCTTTATATTAATGGCCATGTTGCTAGTGGGAATGGTCAGTGCCGCGTTGTTTACTGGATCTTTTTCTTTGAGGTTGAGCTCTATACGTCGATTGGGTAAACACTTGGTTGCTGGTGTGCTTATGGGGTTTGGCGCTGTGATGGCTGGTGGAGGGAACGATACTCAGCTGTTAGTGGCGATGCCAGTACTTTCTCTGGCGGGCGTTTTTTCTGTGTTGAGTATCATTGTGGGTATTTATCTTGGGACTCTTGTCTTGCAGAGTCGGGATACAAAATGA
- the dndB gene encoding DNA sulfur modification protein DndB — translation MQNQDSGYCYSFPAVRGIQAGRPFYIATCPLRIIPKIFSYNEDDVPPELRAQRTLNKTRIPEMVKYLLDNPKEYVFSALTASVGVDISFHDHEGAPNLGTLQIPMDAQILINDGQHRRKAIEEALRENPDLGQDNIPVLFFIDEGLGRSQQMFADLNKYAVKPSPSLGTLYDHRDESSELARELAAKVKPFIGMTEMEKSNISPKSNKLFTLSSIKQSTRALLSKGPKDGFTEEEKQLAAEFWEEVTRHIKDWQMVINKQVSPAQLRQEYIHAHGVGLHAIGVLGKHLLCQEPKKWKEKLQLLGKVNWLKTNPEWIKRSMNHGKLSKSNINIQLTANALKIELGLPLTPEEKALEKQLS, via the coding sequence ATGCAAAATCAAGATTCAGGCTATTGCTATTCATTTCCAGCTGTCAGAGGTATTCAAGCAGGACGTCCATTTTACATTGCGACATGCCCTCTTCGAATCATCCCTAAGATTTTCAGTTATAACGAAGATGATGTTCCACCAGAGCTTAGAGCTCAAAGAACACTAAACAAGACTCGTATACCTGAAATGGTCAAATACCTACTCGACAACCCTAAAGAGTACGTATTCTCAGCATTAACAGCATCGGTTGGCGTTGATATATCTTTCCACGATCATGAAGGTGCGCCTAATTTAGGTACGCTTCAAATCCCGATGGATGCGCAGATTCTAATTAACGATGGTCAACACCGTCGTAAAGCGATAGAAGAAGCACTAAGAGAAAATCCAGACCTTGGGCAAGATAACATTCCAGTATTGTTCTTTATCGATGAAGGTTTAGGTAGAAGCCAACAAATGTTTGCTGACTTAAATAAATACGCAGTAAAACCCAGTCCATCACTTGGCACTCTCTACGATCACCGAGACGAAAGCTCTGAATTAGCGCGTGAATTAGCAGCTAAAGTGAAACCCTTCATCGGAATGACTGAAATGGAAAAGTCCAACATCAGTCCAAAGTCGAACAAGCTATTTACTTTAAGCAGTATTAAACAATCAACACGAGCACTTTTAAGTAAAGGGCCTAAAGATGGTTTCACTGAAGAAGAGAAGCAGTTAGCTGCTGAGTTTTGGGAAGAGGTCACTCGCCATATTAAAGATTGGCAAATGGTGATCAACAAACAAGTATCTCCTGCACAGCTTCGCCAAGAATACATCCACGCACATGGTGTCGGGCTGCATGCGATTGGCGTCTTGGGTAAACACCTGTTGTGCCAAGAGCCAAAAAAATGGAAAGAAAAGCTCCAGTTACTAGGGAAAGTTAATTGGTTGAAAACCAACCCTGAATGGATAAAGCGTAGCATGAACCACGGCAAGTTGAGTAAATCGAACATCAACATTCAGCTCACGGCAAACGCACTTAAAATTGAACTTGGGTTACCACTAACCCCAGAAGAAAAAGCTCTAGAGAAGCAGTTATCATGA
- a CDS encoding CoA-disulfide reductase translates to MKVVVIGGSAAGMSFAAKYKRNQPSDEVIVLDKRSYISFGACGLPYFAGGMFDDTERMISRTPEQAIKSGLDVRVETEMVSFDRTEKHITVRHQNVESTINYDMLVIATGARPIVPSFGEFNPEHVYTLTSMEDGLAVKEALKDDRKQRVCVIGAGFIGLEVFDAAHGLDKHVTIIEREQHIMSRQFSPEIIEIVEGAIRESGADLKTGCSVSAIRDADQGGYIVETDNGNVEADIVILSLGFKPNTEAFELAKAANGALLVNEYGATEDAYIHAVGDCAVVHHMALGKPVYVPLATTANKQARMMADKLAGKDTYMSGFLGSSCLKVLDYELACTGVNEPLATEHRLDVKVSTISDKNQTDYYPGQEDIKVKLVYHPETKVLLGGEIVGKKGAVGRINALAVAITAKMTTQQLGYMDFCYAPPFTRTWDALNVAGNVAK, encoded by the coding sequence ATGAAAGTTGTTGTTATAGGCGGTAGCGCCGCAGGTATGAGTTTCGCAGCAAAGTACAAACGTAATCAGCCATCAGACGAAGTCATCGTATTAGATAAGCGCAGTTACATCTCTTTTGGAGCCTGTGGCTTACCTTACTTTGCAGGCGGCATGTTTGATGATACCGAGCGAATGATCTCTCGTACGCCAGAACAAGCAATCAAATCTGGTTTAGATGTACGCGTAGAGACAGAAATGGTGTCGTTCGACCGTACTGAAAAACATATTACAGTGCGTCACCAAAACGTAGAGAGCACCATAAATTACGATATGTTGGTCATTGCGACAGGCGCACGTCCGATCGTTCCCTCATTCGGTGAATTCAATCCGGAACACGTATACACACTAACAAGCATGGAAGATGGTTTAGCAGTAAAAGAAGCGCTTAAAGATGATCGTAAACAACGCGTGTGCGTCATTGGCGCAGGCTTTATCGGGCTGGAAGTCTTTGATGCGGCACATGGCTTAGATAAGCACGTGACGATCATCGAACGTGAACAGCACATCATGAGCCGTCAGTTCAGTCCAGAAATCATTGAAATCGTCGAAGGTGCTATTCGGGAATCAGGTGCAGATCTTAAAACAGGTTGCAGCGTGTCAGCTATTCGTGATGCTGATCAAGGTGGTTACATCGTTGAAACCGATAACGGCAATGTCGAAGCTGATATCGTTATCCTGTCACTCGGTTTCAAACCAAATACTGAAGCATTCGAACTAGCAAAAGCAGCAAATGGCGCGTTATTGGTAAATGAATATGGCGCTACTGAAGACGCTTATATCCATGCAGTCGGTGACTGTGCCGTTGTCCATCATATGGCGCTAGGCAAACCCGTTTATGTTCCTCTAGCAACCACTGCCAACAAACAAGCGCGTATGATGGCGGACAAGTTAGCAGGCAAAGATACTTACATGTCAGGCTTCTTAGGTTCATCTTGTTTGAAAGTGCTCGACTACGAACTGGCATGTACTGGCGTGAATGAACCTCTGGCAACAGAACATAGATTGGATGTGAAAGTATCAACGATTTCAGATAAGAACCAAACCGATTACTACCCTGGCCAAGAAGACATTAAGGTGAAGTTGGTTTATCACCCAGAGACCAAGGTTCTTTTAGGTGGTGAGATAGTAGGTAAGAAAGGAGCGGTTGGCCGTATTAACGCGCTAGCCGTTGCAATCACCGCGAAGATGACAACTCAACAACTAGGCTATATGGATTTCTGTTACGCACCACCATTCACCCGCACATGGGATGCGCTGAACGTGGCTGGTAACGTCGCCAAATAG
- a CDS encoding cation:dicarboxylate symporter family transporter yields MSVSFIGLSILFFGFYALLSNFKKQKKSFNFRVLSALAAGLLFGGAIQLVFGVGNAATAGFAELISVFGKGYIKLLQIIVIPLVFVAMISSIMNVEGGGALSRIAPKIIGILLFTCAISAAVGIASIYLFGIDANALVSTIGTNSAIEARGDSLVATQDAMANSGLSGMALSIIPTNIFDMLTGSERTSTLSTVLFGMFLGYCILQVKNRKPEKVQNFVDFINSAKEVVLSMVREILKLTPYGVFALMTTFMMTNDLFALAEMGRFLLASYVAIGVMFGIHFVMVSMFGLSPAKFMKKIWPVLVFGFGSRSSMAAIPLNVETQTQRLGVDEETANMSATFGTSIGQNGCAGIYPAMLAIMAAQVMGMPVDLGFILQLIAVIAIASFGIAGVGGGATFAAVAVLTIMGLDITVVAILVSIEALIDMARTALNISGSMLSGVLTAKKNGSLNTEQYDADVTATIAKEAAV; encoded by the coding sequence ATGAGCGTTTCATTTATTGGATTAAGCATACTATTCTTTGGGTTCTACGCACTGTTGTCGAACTTCAAAAAGCAAAAGAAAAGTTTTAACTTCCGCGTACTCAGTGCGCTTGCTGCCGGCTTGTTATTTGGTGGTGCAATTCAACTGGTTTTCGGTGTTGGCAACGCTGCAACAGCTGGCTTCGCTGAGCTGATTTCAGTGTTCGGTAAAGGTTACATCAAACTTCTACAAATAATCGTTATCCCGCTAGTATTCGTGGCGATGATCTCTTCGATCATGAACGTTGAAGGCGGCGGCGCGCTATCTCGTATCGCACCAAAAATCATCGGTATTCTACTTTTCACTTGTGCAATCTCAGCAGCCGTTGGTATCGCGAGTATTTACCTATTTGGCATCGATGCAAACGCGCTAGTCAGCACAATCGGCACCAACAGTGCAATTGAAGCACGCGGCGATTCATTGGTAGCAACACAAGATGCAATGGCGAATAGCGGTCTGTCTGGAATGGCGCTGTCTATCATCCCAACCAACATCTTTGACATGCTAACAGGCTCAGAACGTACCTCGACACTATCTACAGTATTGTTCGGTATGTTCCTTGGTTACTGCATCCTACAAGTGAAAAACCGTAAACCTGAGAAAGTGCAAAACTTCGTTGATTTCATCAACTCTGCAAAAGAAGTGGTGCTTTCAATGGTTCGTGAAATCCTGAAGCTAACGCCTTACGGTGTATTTGCTCTGATGACCACGTTCATGATGACGAATGATCTATTCGCACTCGCTGAAATGGGTCGCTTCTTGCTAGCGAGCTACGTGGCAATCGGCGTGATGTTCGGTATCCACTTCGTGATGGTATCGATGTTCGGCTTGTCTCCGGCTAAGTTCATGAAGAAAATCTGGCCGGTACTAGTGTTCGGTTTCGGTTCTCGCTCAAGCATGGCTGCTATCCCGCTAAACGTTGAAACACAAACTCAACGCCTAGGGGTAGACGAAGAAACAGCAAACATGTCAGCGACATTTGGTACCAGTATCGGTCAGAACGGTTGTGCGGGTATCTACCCTGCAATGCTAGCTATCATGGCGGCACAAGTGATGGGCATGCCAGTTGACCTAGGCTTCATCCTACAACTGATTGCTGTTATCGCGATTGCTTCATTCGGTATCGCTGGTGTTGGTGGCGGTGCAACGTTCGCAGCAGTAGCAGTACTGACCATCATGGGCCTAGACATCACAGTAGTAGCGATTCTGGTGTCTATCGAAGCACTGATTGATATGGCTCGTACAGCGCTAAACATCTCAGGCTCTATGTTGTCTGGTGTTCTAACAGCTAAGAAAAACGGCTCGCTAAACACAGAACAATACGACGCTGACGTTACAGCGACAATAGCAAAAGAAGCAGCAGTATAA
- a CDS encoding DNA phosphorothioation system sulfurtransferase DndC, producing MIHELKLAEDLAEEYQEFINAEEFANNKLSYYVADVQRVYCADNRPWVIGYSGGKDSSAIMSLIYMALLGLEKEQRHKPVFVVSSDTLVETPVVVNHIKDSLAAIQKGAKRDDLPISCHKVVPESDQTFWSSLLGKGYPAPTRSFRWCTERMKIDPVSDFIKSKVSQFDEVIVVLGSRSQESASRAQVIAKHKIDGSRLARHTTLANAFIYTPIDTWAVDDVWKILRLCHLETKETPLGIRNIWKDDYDLEWENPWGGKNLVLWNLYKDSSGQGECPMVIDETTPSCGNSRFGCWTCTVVTKDRAMESLIQNGEEWMAPLLEFRNKLAMTTDPANKAEFRNHKRRTGRVSYQYAKEGEDIASERKHVPGPYWLKYRRQWLRELLELDNKFKAEGREIELITVPELHAIRQEWIHDPNEPDWDDSLPTIFKDVYGYDLDWVYDDNASFGKDDAQLIHELCNNFDVEPEMVMKLIELEVSMEGLSRRSGISNKIASLLKRDWGSLEEIKQKHASLQSKAEFDIHQQEIERYNEQLADLDKQLQKEF from the coding sequence ATGATACACGAGCTAAAATTGGCAGAAGATCTCGCCGAAGAATACCAAGAATTCATCAACGCTGAAGAGTTCGCAAATAACAAACTCAGCTACTATGTTGCTGACGTTCAACGCGTCTATTGCGCAGACAACCGCCCATGGGTGATTGGCTACAGTGGTGGTAAAGACTCCTCCGCTATCATGTCTTTAATCTATATGGCACTACTTGGCCTAGAAAAAGAGCAACGCCACAAACCCGTATTTGTCGTTTCATCAGACACACTGGTCGAGACACCTGTTGTTGTTAACCACATTAAAGACTCCTTAGCTGCGATACAAAAAGGAGCCAAGCGCGACGACTTGCCAATCAGCTGTCACAAAGTTGTACCAGAGTCAGACCAAACGTTCTGGTCAAGTCTTCTTGGTAAAGGCTACCCAGCACCGACACGTTCATTTCGCTGGTGTACAGAGCGAATGAAGATCGATCCGGTTAGTGACTTCATCAAAAGCAAAGTATCTCAATTTGATGAGGTGATTGTTGTATTGGGCTCACGTAGCCAAGAAAGTGCCTCGCGTGCTCAGGTTATCGCTAAACACAAAATTGATGGCTCTCGTCTAGCTCGCCATACAACGCTAGCCAATGCATTCATTTACACCCCTATTGATACATGGGCTGTTGATGATGTTTGGAAGATCTTGCGTTTATGTCACCTAGAGACAAAAGAAACGCCACTAGGTATTAGAAACATCTGGAAAGATGACTATGACCTAGAATGGGAAAACCCTTGGGGCGGTAAAAACCTAGTACTTTGGAATCTATATAAAGACTCTTCAGGCCAAGGTGAATGCCCAATGGTGATTGACGAAACGACTCCCTCTTGTGGTAACTCTCGTTTTGGTTGTTGGACATGTACCGTAGTAACCAAAGACCGTGCGATGGAAAGCCTTATCCAAAATGGCGAAGAGTGGATGGCACCTCTTCTTGAGTTCCGTAATAAGTTAGCAATGACGACAGACCCAGCTAACAAAGCAGAGTTCAGAAACCATAAACGTCGTACCGGTCGCGTAAGCTACCAATACGCGAAAGAAGGCGAAGATATTGCTAGCGAGCGTAAACACGTCCCGGGTCCTTACTGGCTTAAATACCGCCGTCAATGGCTCCGTGAATTGCTAGAGCTAGATAATAAATTTAAAGCTGAAGGCCGAGAGATTGAGTTAATCACAGTGCCAGAGCTGCATGCTATTCGCCAAGAGTGGATCCATGATCCAAATGAGCCGGATTGGGATGATTCTCTACCAACTATTTTTAAAGACGTTTATGGTTACGACCTTGATTGGGTGTATGACGATAACGCAAGTTTTGGTAAAGATGACGCACAGCTGATCCATGAGCTTTGCAATAATTTCGATGTCGAACCTGAAATGGTCATGAAGCTCATTGAGTTAGAGGTCTCTATGGAAGGTTTGAGCCGTCGTAGTGGCATCTCGAACAAGATCGCATCGCTATTGAAACGAGACTGGGGAAGCTTGGAAGAAATCAAACAAAAGCATGCTTCACTGCAAAGCAAAGCCGAGTTTGATATTCACCAACAAGAAATTGAGCGCTACAACGAGCAGCTTGCTGACCTAGATAAACAGCTTCAAAAAGAGTTTTAA
- a CDS encoding MATE family efflux transporter, translated as MNSTTVTPSPSLGRQLYTMTWPMLFGVLSLMSFQLVDSAFIGQLGVLPLAVQGFTLPIQMIIIGIQVGLGIATTAVIARAIGANEMRYAKQLGGLVIAMGSVSVALFSVIIYLLRGPILELLDAPASVLPIIDSYWIYWLISSWTGALLYFYYSVCRANGNTMLPGSMMIATSIINLILDPIFIFTLDMGINGAAIATILAFGAGIFIVAPKVTKKHWMTFDWHDLDIGKSVRSIGNIMGPAMVSQLLPPVSSMLATKLLAGYGTAAVAAWALGSRFEFFSIVAVLALTMSMPPMVGRMLGEKNLTDIRSLIKIAATFVLGFQVVIALVTWVFSSGLAGLMTSDSEVTTILNYHLLIVPISLGPLGICMLMVSVSNALGKSYTALTISALRLFAFFLPCLWIGSHLAGIEGLFWGAMVGNVFAGTCAWFMYQRALGQVDAKLAS; from the coding sequence ATGAATTCTACTACCGTAACTCCCTCGCCTTCGCTTGGCCGACAACTCTATACCATGACGTGGCCAATGCTGTTTGGGGTGCTTTCTCTAATGAGCTTCCAACTTGTAGACAGTGCCTTCATTGGCCAGCTCGGCGTTCTGCCGCTTGCTGTTCAAGGTTTCACGCTACCTATTCAGATGATCATCATCGGAATTCAAGTCGGGTTGGGCATCGCGACCACAGCAGTCATTGCACGTGCCATTGGTGCTAACGAAATGCGCTACGCTAAGCAGCTAGGTGGGCTTGTGATCGCAATGGGAAGTGTGAGTGTCGCACTTTTTTCAGTCATCATTTATCTGCTTCGTGGCCCAATTTTAGAACTACTCGATGCGCCAGCAAGCGTATTGCCGATCATTGACTCTTACTGGATCTATTGGCTAATCAGCTCTTGGACAGGTGCGTTACTCTACTTTTACTACAGTGTGTGTCGTGCCAACGGTAATACTATGCTGCCCGGCTCGATGATGATCGCGACCAGCATCATTAACTTAATATTGGACCCAATCTTCATCTTTACGCTCGACATGGGCATCAACGGTGCAGCGATTGCGACAATTTTAGCGTTCGGTGCGGGCATCTTTATCGTGGCGCCCAAAGTAACCAAGAAACATTGGATGACGTTCGACTGGCACGATCTTGATATCGGCAAGAGTGTTCGCTCGATTGGCAACATAATGGGTCCTGCGATGGTGAGCCAATTGCTGCCACCTGTATCCTCTATGTTGGCGACTAAACTGCTGGCAGGCTACGGTACGGCTGCCGTTGCGGCTTGGGCGCTGGGTTCTCGTTTTGAATTTTTCTCGATTGTAGCGGTGCTTGCCTTAACCATGTCGATGCCACCAATGGTTGGTCGCATGTTGGGAGAAAAGAACCTGACTGATATTCGCAGTTTAATCAAGATTGCCGCAACCTTTGTACTTGGCTTTCAAGTCGTAATTGCGCTCGTTACGTGGGTATTCTCAAGTGGATTAGCAGGATTGATGACGAGCGACAGTGAAGTGACCACAATCCTAAATTATCACCTCTTGATTGTCCCAATCAGCCTTGGTCCTCTGGGAATCTGCATGCTGATGGTGTCGGTTTCGAACGCCCTAGGTAAGTCTTACACCGCATTAACGATTTCAGCACTGCGTCTGTTCGCTTTCTTCTTGCCTTGTTTATGGATTGGCTCTCACCTAGCTGGAATTGAAGGCCTATTCTGGGGTGCCATGGTCGGTAATGTGTTTGCTGGAACCTGCGCATGGTTCATGTACCAACGTGCTTTAGGCCAAGTTGACGCTAAACTTGCCAGCTAA
- a CDS encoding helix-turn-helix transcriptional regulator, whose product MNVKQVRFTDEDRECLSNYFRLADTLADLIGPYCEVVIHSFESLENSVVKIVNGHHTGREIGSPITDLGLRMWSTFEKTGEVSPKSYFTNAADGSLLKSTTCVLAGPQQKPIGMLCINMNLSFPFPEIVKTLMPTCNVSQTRVSETFSKSANDVIQQALTAAIKEVEQDETISCKSRNKAIIRCLFDNGVFELKETTTQVSEQLGISRQAVYKFIREFKSE is encoded by the coding sequence ATGAATGTAAAACAAGTTAGATTCACCGATGAAGATAGAGAATGTTTAAGCAACTACTTTCGCTTAGCAGACACACTCGCTGATTTGATTGGCCCCTACTGTGAAGTAGTCATTCATTCATTTGAAAGCTTAGAAAACTCGGTCGTGAAAATCGTCAATGGTCATCACACAGGTCGTGAAATTGGCTCTCCAATCACAGATCTCGGTTTACGTATGTGGAGCACCTTCGAGAAAACTGGCGAAGTTTCTCCAAAGAGCTACTTCACTAATGCAGCAGATGGTTCCCTGCTAAAATCAACCACCTGTGTGCTAGCTGGTCCACAGCAAAAGCCGATTGGCATGCTGTGTATCAACATGAACTTATCCTTCCCATTCCCTGAAATCGTTAAAACGTTAATGCCAACGTGCAACGTGTCTCAAACACGAGTCAGTGAGACTTTCAGCAAAAGTGCAAACGATGTGATTCAACAAGCACTGACTGCTGCAATAAAAGAAGTGGAACAAGACGAAACGATTTCCTGCAAAAGTCGCAACAAAGCCATCATTCGTTGTTTGTTTGATAACGGCGTATTTGAGCTAAAAGAGACGACGACACAAGTATCAGAACAGCTTGGGATCAGCCGTCAGGCGGTTTACAAGTTTATCCGTGAATTTAAATCAGAATAA
- a CDS encoding RidA family protein translates to MKQIIATEQAPAAIGPYSQGTSYGEMVYTSGQLPLVPETVQFVEGGIKEQARQSLENLKAVLEASGAGLDTVLKTTCFLSDMENFVAFNEVYTEVFGTENAPARSCVEAARLPKDALVEVEAIAYKK, encoded by the coding sequence GTGAAACAGATCATTGCCACTGAACAAGCACCAGCAGCTATCGGGCCGTACTCACAAGGTACGTCTTACGGCGAAATGGTTTATACCTCAGGTCAACTACCTCTTGTTCCAGAAACCGTGCAGTTTGTTGAGGGCGGTATTAAAGAGCAAGCTCGCCAGTCTCTTGAAAATTTGAAGGCTGTTTTAGAAGCAAGCGGAGCTGGGCTAGACACTGTATTGAAGACAACCTGCTTCCTTTCAGACATGGAGAACTTCGTTGCGTTTAACGAAGTGTACACCGAAGTATTTGGCACAGAGAACGCACCTGCTCGTTCTTGTGTAGAAGCAGCAAGACTACCAAAAGACGCACTGGTTGAAGTTGAAGCCATCGCATACAAAAAATAA